In bacterium, a single genomic region encodes these proteins:
- a CDS encoding acetyl-CoA C-acetyltransferase: MSEVCVVAGVRTAIGDFGGAFKDVSAVSLAAAVIEEAIRRAGIQKDQVEDVILGCCLQKPNELTLGRLAALKAGLPIEVPGVTIQRNCASGMQAITYGAQVIEAGDAQIIVAGGVEAMSDAPYYIEGARWGLRLRPSRLGDGVWDGLTDAWSGLIMGLTAENLAEKYNISRQEQDEVALRSHNNAEAAIKAGRFKEEIVPFKVPQKKGEPKIVDTDEHPRMGLTMADLAKLQPTFKPNGTVTAGNSSGINDAASAVVLMTRQKAKELGIQPMGRLVASAVAGVEPELMGYGPVPATKKVLKKAGMDLKDIQLIECNEAFAAQYLACERLLGWDRSIVNVNGSGIGLGHPVGATGCRIVVTLLHEMRRRDLSVGLATLCVGGGMGMATIWERL; the protein is encoded by the coding sequence ATGAGCGAGGTGTGCGTGGTGGCGGGGGTCAGAACAGCCATAGGAGATTTCGGGGGCGCCTTCAAGGATGTCTCAGCGGTGAGTCTGGCAGCCGCGGTCATAGAGGAGGCTATCCGCAGGGCCGGCATCCAGAAAGATCAGGTGGAGGATGTGATCTTGGGATGCTGTCTCCAAAAACCCAACGAGCTTACCCTGGGTAGACTTGCAGCCCTCAAGGCAGGCCTTCCCATAGAGGTTCCGGGGGTGACCATTCAGAGGAACTGTGCCTCGGGAATGCAGGCCATAACTTATGGAGCCCAGGTCATTGAGGCCGGGGATGCGCAAATCATAGTGGCAGGAGGGGTGGAGGCCATGAGCGACGCCCCTTATTACATAGAAGGGGCCAGGTGGGGTTTGAGGCTTCGCCCGTCTAGATTGGGCGATGGTGTTTGGGACGGTCTGACAGATGCCTGGAGTGGGCTGATCATGGGGCTTACGGCAGAGAATCTGGCTGAGAAATACAATATCAGCCGTCAGGAACAAGATGAGGTGGCCCTTCGCAGCCACAACAATGCCGAAGCTGCCATCAAGGCTGGAAGATTTAAAGAGGAGATAGTTCCTTTCAAGGTGCCCCAGAAGAAGGGGGAGCCCAAGATAGTGGATACTGACGAACATCCACGCATGGGGCTCACCATGGCGGATCTGGCCAAACTGCAGCCCACCTTCAAGCCCAATGGCACGGTAACAGCCGGAAACTCTTCTGGGATCAACGATGCCGCCTCTGCGGTGGTTTTGATGACAAGACAGAAGGCCAAGGAGTTGGGGATTCAGCCCATGGGAAGGCTTGTGGCCAGTGCTGTGGCAGGGGTGGAGCCTGAGCTCATGGGCTACGGCCCTGTGCCAGCCACCAAGAAGGTGCTCAAGAAAGCTGGTATGGATTTGAAAGACATCCAGCTGATAGAATGCAACGAAGCCTTTGCTGCCCAGTACCTGGCCTGCGAAAGGCTCTTGGGTTGGGACCGTTCCATCGTGAACGTCAATGGTAGCGGCATAGGTCTGGGCCACCCGGTGGGGGCCACGGGCTGCCGAATAGTGGTTACACTTCTTCACGAGATGAGAAGAAGGGATCTGAGTGTGGGCCTGGCCACTCTTTGTGTGGGCGGTGGCATGGGAATGGCAACAATCTGGGAGCGGCTCTAA
- a CDS encoding enoyl-CoA hydratase-related protein, whose translation MAEQRISYKVENRIAYVTINNPPMNALSRDVFLEIEETFKKLDSDQSVKAVIFSGEGRAFIAGADIRMLQAVKDAKDSKELTLIFHRTLNFIEEMRKPVIAAIHGYCLGGGLEFALVCHMRVAGEKAQFGVPEIKLGVFPGAGGTQRLPRVVGKAKALEMILTGDFISAQEALSLGLVNQVVPQDQVLAAARSLAEKIVSKGQLAVGYAMEVVIEGLKKDLYSGLELEAEYFARLCETEDRAEGMAAFLEKREPKFKDR comes from the coding sequence ATGGCAGAGCAAAGGATCAGCTACAAGGTGGAAAACCGTATAGCGTATGTCACCATCAATAATCCGCCCATGAACGCGCTTAGCCGCGATGTTTTCCTGGAGATAGAAGAGACCTTCAAGAAACTGGATTCGGATCAGTCGGTCAAGGCCGTGATCTTTTCCGGGGAAGGCAGGGCCTTCATAGCAGGAGCAGACATAAGGATGCTCCAGGCCGTAAAGGATGCTAAGGACTCCAAGGAACTAACCCTCATTTTCCATAGAACCCTCAATTTCATAGAGGAGATGAGAAAGCCTGTGATCGCAGCAATCCACGGATACTGCTTGGGAGGCGGGCTGGAATTCGCCCTTGTATGCCACATGAGGGTGGCTGGAGAAAAGGCCCAGTTCGGTGTGCCAGAGATAAAGCTGGGGGTTTTTCCGGGGGCTGGAGGTACCCAGAGGCTTCCCAGAGTGGTTGGCAAGGCCAAGGCCCTGGAGATGATACTCACAGGGGATTTCATATCTGCCCAGGAAGCCCTGTCCCTGGGGCTGGTCAACCAGGTGGTCCCCCAGGATCAGGTCCTGGCAGCTGCCCGCTCTTTGGCTGAGAAGATAGTGTCCAAGGGGCAGCTGGCCGTTGGCTATGCCATGGAGGTGGTGATAGAGGGGCTCAAGAAGGATCTGTATTCCGGGCTGGAACTGGAAGCCGAATACTTTGCCAGACTCTGCGAGACAGAGGATAGGGCCGAAGGCATGGCGGCTTTTCTTGAAAAGAGGGAACCCAAGTTCAAGGACCGCTGA
- the fabG gene encoding 3-oxoacyl-ACP reductase FabG, with protein sequence MRLKDRVAVVTGAGQGIGRAVARKMAMEGAWVVLVEWNPETGKDALRELRESGSKVLLVSCDVADRIGVEAMVQEVVEKWGRLEVLVNNAGFDRPATLSKVIDEDWEAVMGVHLRGSLNTIRAAAPYMMERCYGKIVNISSIYGRTGAVAAISYSSAKAGILGLTKSVARELGKYGINVNAVLPGLTATPTISKMPEKYKEMILRETPLGRMADPMEIASVVAFLASDEASFMTGACVEVTGGWRM encoded by the coding sequence GTGGCACGCAAAATGGCCATGGAAGGAGCGTGGGTGGTCCTGGTGGAGTGGAATCCTGAGACCGGAAAAGACGCTCTGAGGGAGCTAAGAGAATCCGGTTCCAAGGTACTTCTGGTTTCCTGCGATGTGGCGGATCGCATAGGGGTGGAGGCCATGGTGCAGGAGGTTGTGGAGAAATGGGGAAGGCTGGAGGTTTTGGTTAACAACGCTGGGTTTGACAGGCCCGCTACTCTCTCCAAAGTCATTGATGAGGACTGGGAGGCGGTAATGGGGGTGCACCTGAGGGGCAGTCTCAACACCATCCGGGCAGCAGCCCCATACATGATGGAGAGATGTTACGGAAAGATAGTTAATATCTCCTCCATCTATGGCAGGACTGGCGCTGTGGCTGCCATAAGCTATAGCTCGGCCAAGGCTGGCATCCTGGGGCTTACCAAGTCTGTGGCCAGGGAGCTTGGTAAGTATGGAATAAACGTCAACGCAGTGCTTCCGGGGCTTACGGCAACCCCCACCATCTCCAAGATGCCAGAGAAATACAAGGAGATGATCCTGAGGGAAACCCCACTGGGAAGGATGGCGGATCCCATGGAGATAGCCAGTGTGGTGGCCTTCCTGGCCTCGGATGAGGCCAGCTTCATGACCGGGGCCTGTGTGGAGGTCACAGGGGGGTGGAGGATGTGA
- a CDS encoding TetR/AcrR family transcriptional regulator, whose amino-acid sequence MARQRHDGKHQKILNAAVKVFAQKGFFNAKVSEIAKEAQVADGTIYLYFKNKDDILIHLFEEEMEKIIQKMEENLRVGSDPLDKLRIFIKTHLGLVESNPAMAEVIQVELRQSNKFMKDYDNRKFHEYLNLLAEIIREGQQQGLIRQNILPSVAKRVIFGALDEMSTYWVFSKRRSKVLEEVTSQVCEILIQGLAEGCRSVQERAVVSGK is encoded by the coding sequence TTGGCACGCCAGCGTCACGATGGAAAACATCAGAAGATTCTCAATGCAGCCGTGAAGGTCTTTGCCCAGAAGGGCTTCTTCAATGCCAAGGTCTCCGAAATAGCCAAAGAGGCCCAGGTGGCCGATGGCACGATCTACCTGTACTTCAAGAACAAGGATGACATCCTGATCCATCTGTTTGAAGAAGAGATGGAAAAGATCATCCAGAAGATGGAAGAAAATCTTCGTGTGGGTTCAGATCCTTTGGACAAGCTGAGGATATTCATCAAGACCCACCTGGGACTCGTGGAAAGCAACCCGGCCATGGCCGAGGTCATACAGGTGGAACTAAGGCAGAGCAACAAGTTCATGAAAGATTATGACAACCGAAAGTTCCACGAATACCTTAACCTCTTGGCCGAGATAATAAGGGAGGGCCAACAGCAGGGCCTAATAAGACAGAACATCCTGCCATCTGTAGCCAAGCGTGTCATTTTCGGGGCATTGGACGAAATGTCCACTTATTGGGTTTTTTCCAAGCGGCGCTCCAAGGTGCTGGAAGAAGTTACAAGCCAAGTCTGCGAGATCCTCATCCAAGGCTTGGCAGAAGGTTGCCGCTCCGTACAGGAGAGGGCCGTAGTATCCGGAAAGTGA